One Lysinibacillus fusiformis genomic window carries:
- a CDS encoding HAD-IA family hydrolase — MKHIIFDFDGTLADSTAVFASAWNTIAKKYRYREIQLEELESLKKLSIAERSKLFNFPMYKLPTILPQFYRYYRQSLQDVILIDGMKNVLQEIEKRGYTIAIISSNSKDNILAFLKLNGINNVSTVLCSSRIFGKDKIIKKYLKESKLQTSEVLYIGDEHRDIVACKKVGIPIIWVSWGYDAIEVVQSEKPDFTVFSPAEILDIV; from the coding sequence ATGAAACACATAATATTTGATTTTGATGGGACGCTAGCAGATTCTACAGCTGTGTTCGCATCTGCATGGAATACCATCGCAAAAAAGTATCGATATAGAGAAATTCAGTTAGAAGAATTAGAGTCACTGAAAAAATTGTCCATCGCTGAGAGAAGCAAATTATTTAACTTTCCGATGTATAAACTGCCAACCATCCTTCCTCAATTTTACCGTTACTATCGTCAATCGTTACAAGATGTCATTCTTATTGATGGCATGAAGAATGTGCTACAGGAAATTGAGAAAAGGGGTTACACGATCGCCATTATATCCTCTAATTCGAAAGACAATATTTTAGCGTTTTTAAAGCTGAACGGTATCAATAATGTCTCAACTGTATTGTGCTCAAGTCGAATATTTGGGAAGGATAAAATTATAAAAAAATACTTAAAAGAGTCAAAGTTACAGACATCGGAAGTGTTATACATTGGGGATGAGCATCGTGATATTGTGGCTTGTAAAAAAGTAGGCATCCCAATAATTTGGGTCAGTTGGGGCTATGACGCCATTGAGGTAGTTCAATCAGAGAAACCGGATTTCACAGTATTTTCTCCAGCTGAAATTTTAGATATTGTCTAA
- a CDS encoding ABC-F family ATP-binding cassette domain-containing protein, whose amino-acid sequence MLLQLKGICKSYLGDTILSNISMKIERGEKMGLIGVNGVGKSTLLKIIAGDTSYDNGEINIGKAMKIGYLRQHSGLQMDNTIWSEMLNVFTELRGVEQELRELECAMSEPSLVDNTVKFDNMMNRYATKSEWFMEQGGYEIEAKIRRMLNGMGFKNKSMNTPIHKLSGGQKTRLALAKILLEQPDLLMLDEPTNHLDFTTLAWLEGYLRSYPGAILVVSHDRYFLDSLVNVIYEIERTEAIRYTGNYSKYVESKMKNRDIHAKKYNLQQQQIGKMEDYIQRNITMATSSKSAKNRRKQLERIERLEKPKRDLKQVQMSFPLEKPSHKDVLQVRDMSISFMEQYEQKSLMKHINFQLQRGDKVALIGPNGVGKSTLLKTLLKDYQPDSGVIEWGHGVSIGYYDQEQSTLHPDNTVLNELWSRFPHSEEASIRSVLGNFLFTSEDVYKKISSLSGGEKARVALAKLMLQKANVLMMDEPTNHLDLFSKEVLEQALLNYEGTLFFISHDRYFLNKLADKMLELHSTGVIAFNGNYDDYVTAKSQNDKQSLLLKS is encoded by the coding sequence ATGTTACTGCAATTAAAAGGAATTTGTAAAAGTTATTTGGGAGATACGATTCTGTCAAATATTTCAATGAAAATAGAACGAGGAGAAAAAATGGGTCTTATTGGTGTGAATGGAGTAGGTAAATCAACCTTACTAAAAATTATTGCTGGCGATACGTCTTATGATAATGGGGAAATCAATATTGGCAAAGCTATGAAAATTGGCTATTTGCGTCAACATAGTGGACTGCAAATGGACAATACAATTTGGAGCGAAATGTTAAATGTCTTTACTGAGCTTCGTGGAGTTGAACAAGAGTTACGGGAGTTGGAATGTGCTATGAGCGAGCCTTCTTTGGTAGATAACACCGTAAAGTTTGACAACATGATGAATCGCTACGCAACAAAATCAGAATGGTTCATGGAACAAGGTGGCTATGAGATAGAGGCGAAAATCAGGCGTATGTTAAATGGGATGGGCTTTAAAAATAAGTCTATGAATACCCCGATTCATAAGTTAAGTGGTGGTCAGAAAACGAGACTTGCACTCGCTAAAATTTTGCTGGAACAACCAGATTTACTGATGCTTGATGAGCCGACTAACCATTTGGATTTTACTACTTTAGCTTGGTTAGAAGGTTATTTACGATCATATCCTGGCGCAATTCTAGTAGTTTCGCATGATCGTTACTTTTTAGACTCTCTAGTTAACGTGATTTATGAAATTGAGCGAACAGAAGCGATACGATACACAGGTAATTACTCGAAATATGTGGAGAGTAAAATGAAAAATAGAGACATTCACGCAAAAAAATATAACTTGCAGCAGCAACAAATTGGAAAGATGGAAGATTATATCCAGCGCAATATTACAATGGCGACGTCTTCTAAAAGTGCAAAAAACAGGCGAAAGCAGCTTGAGAGAATTGAGCGACTAGAGAAACCGAAGAGAGACTTAAAACAGGTACAAATGTCCTTCCCGTTGGAAAAACCATCACATAAAGATGTGTTACAAGTTCGAGACATGAGTATCTCCTTTATGGAACAATATGAGCAAAAGTCTCTCATGAAACATATAAATTTCCAGCTACAGAGAGGTGACAAGGTAGCATTAATCGGTCCAAATGGAGTTGGAAAGTCAACATTGTTGAAGACTTTGCTAAAGGACTATCAACCAGACAGTGGTGTCATCGAGTGGGGGCATGGTGTATCGATTGGTTATTATGACCAGGAACAATCAACGTTACATCCAGATAATACGGTATTAAACGAACTTTGGAGCAGGTTTCCTCATAGCGAAGAAGCAAGTATTCGTTCGGTACTCGGGAATTTCTTATTTACAAGTGAAGATGTCTATAAAAAAATATCATCGCTGAGCGGTGGTGAAAAAGCACGTGTTGCATTAGCTAAGTTGATGTTGCAAAAAGCAAATGTTCTCATGATGGACGAGCCAACAAATCATTTAGATTTATTTAGTAAAGAGGTATTAGAACAAGCACTATTAAATTACGAGGGCACACTATTTTTTATTTCACATGATCGTTATTTTCTAAATAAATTAGCAGATAAAATGCTGGAATTACATTCAACTGGAGTCATTGCTTTTAATGGCAATTATGATGACTATGTTACTGCTAAATCACAAAATGACAAACAGTCGCTATTGCTGAAGAGCTAA
- a CDS encoding SDR family NAD(P)-dependent oxidoreductase, translated as MSNENRIAVITGAGSGIGRATSIKFAEHGYKIVVVDFNEVTGEETLALIRRNGGEGLFVKADVSKVEDVKNYVNQTVDTYGCIDVFFNNAGIIQKFAPFTTVEMEEYDRIMDINVKGIFLGMKYVIPVMEKQGKGAIINTASSAGIRPEHSIAVYSASKHAVIGLTKGAAIEYANKGIRINAVCPGGIVTPLFKSVGETLEKTGYVPEEMSRVRMGRHGQPEEVAEAVLFLASDKSSFMAGAIVTVDGSLTV; from the coding sequence ATGTCTAATGAAAATCGAATTGCAGTAATTACTGGAGCAGGTAGTGGAATTGGCAGAGCTACAAGCATTAAATTTGCCGAACATGGCTACAAAATTGTAGTGGTTGATTTTAACGAAGTGACAGGTGAAGAAACGCTTGCACTGATTCGACGTAACGGTGGAGAAGGTCTGTTTGTCAAAGCAGATGTTTCAAAGGTAGAAGATGTTAAAAATTATGTAAATCAAACTGTGGATACTTATGGTTGTATTGATGTATTTTTCAATAACGCTGGCATTATCCAAAAGTTTGCACCCTTCACCACTGTTGAAATGGAAGAGTATGATCGAATTATGGATATTAATGTGAAAGGCATTTTTCTTGGCATGAAATATGTCATCCCTGTGATGGAAAAGCAAGGAAAAGGAGCGATTATTAATACAGCTTCCTCTGCTGGTATTCGTCCAGAGCACAGTATCGCAGTTTATTCTGCAAGTAAACATGCTGTCATCGGCTTAACGAAGGGGGCAGCGATAGAATATGCCAATAAGGGCATTCGCATTAATGCTGTATGTCCTGGAGGAATCGTTACACCTTTGTTCAAAAGTGTTGGTGAAACACTTGAAAAAACAGGGTATGTTCCAGAAGAAATGTCGCGCGTACGCATGGGGCGTCACGGTCAGCCAGAGGAAGTTGCAGAAGCTGTATTATTTCTAGCTTCTGATAAATCAAGCTTCATGGCTGGTGCCATTGTGACAGTAGATGGCAGTTTAACCGTGTAA
- the ribE gene encoding riboflavin synthase produces MFTGIIEDVGAVKTLQNNKQSMKITVISAKMVSDVKLGDSIAVNGVCLTVTHFNGQELTMDVMPETVKATNLQQLAIGDAVNLERAMPADGRFGGHFVSGHVDGVGKILRKRPMANAVYIDIELSEELMSYCIPKGSITIDGTSLTIFHVENNSVTVSLIPHTYKETILGMKNVGASVNIETDLLGKYILHQLQRGQVTSAITREYLVKHGF; encoded by the coding sequence ATGTTTACAGGGATTATAGAAGATGTTGGCGCCGTTAAAACCTTGCAAAACAATAAACAAAGTATGAAAATAACCGTTATTTCTGCCAAGATGGTCAGTGATGTGAAGCTTGGTGATAGTATCGCGGTCAATGGTGTTTGTTTAACGGTGACGCATTTTAATGGGCAGGAGCTGACGATGGACGTGATGCCTGAAACGGTGAAAGCTACCAATTTACAGCAACTCGCAATTGGCGATGCGGTGAATTTAGAGCGGGCCATGCCTGCAGATGGACGTTTTGGTGGTCATTTTGTGTCTGGACATGTTGATGGTGTGGGGAAAATTTTACGCAAGCGGCCGATGGCAAATGCCGTATATATTGATATTGAGCTCTCCGAGGAATTGATGAGCTATTGTATACCAAAAGGTTCTATTACAATCGACGGTACGAGTTTAACAATCTTTCATGTCGAAAATAACAGCGTCACTGTATCACTCATTCCTCATACGTACAAGGAAACGATTTTAGGTATGAAAAATGTTGGTGCATCCGTCAATATTGAAACCGATTTGCTTGGTAAATATATTCTTCATCAGCTACAGCGTGGTCAGGTAACATCCGCTATCACGCGAGAGTATTTAGTAAAACATGGATTTTAG
- the ribB gene encoding 3,4-dihydroxy-2-butanone-4-phosphate synthase: protein MLHSIEEALEDLKQGKMIVVVDDEDRENEGDLLALAEFSTPETINFMATYGRGLICTPVSQQLAQKLALHPMVVNNTDNHQTAFTVSIDYKHTTTGISAYERAMTIQKMLEPQTQAVDFRRPGHVFPLIAKENGVLERRGHTEATIDLARLCNSIPAGIICEIMGDSGEMLRFNDLVQYAAQHHLKMISIEALAAFRRKQTSVENKINV from the coding sequence TTGTTACATTCAATTGAAGAGGCTTTAGAGGATTTAAAACAAGGTAAAATGATTGTCGTGGTGGATGATGAGGATCGTGAAAATGAAGGTGATCTACTGGCACTTGCGGAGTTTAGTACCCCTGAAACTATTAACTTTATGGCGACATACGGTAGAGGGCTTATTTGTACACCAGTTTCACAGCAACTCGCTCAAAAATTAGCATTGCATCCAATGGTGGTAAACAATACAGACAATCACCAAACAGCCTTCACCGTTAGTATTGACTACAAGCATACAACAACTGGTATTAGTGCTTATGAACGGGCAATGACGATTCAAAAAATGCTAGAACCACAAACGCAAGCCGTTGATTTTCGTAGACCGGGACATGTATTTCCCCTTATTGCGAAAGAAAATGGCGTCTTAGAACGCAGAGGCCATACAGAGGCTACGATTGACTTAGCGAGACTATGCAACAGTATTCCGGCAGGCATTATCTGCGAAATCATGGGAGATAGTGGCGAAATGCTACGTTTTAATGATTTAGTGCAATATGCAGCACAACATCATTTGAAAATGATTTCGATTGAGGCATTAGCCGCCTTTCGACGTAAGCAAACAAGTGTTGAAAACAAAATAAACGTATAG
- the ribH gene encoding 6,7-dimethyl-8-ribityllumazine synthase: MGKTFEAQLIGSDLKIAVVVGRFNEFITSKLLDGALDGLKRHGVSEDLIDVAWVPGVFEVPFIAKQLAETKNYDAIIGLGTVIRGSTTHYDYVCNESAKGIASVSLATNVPVIFGIVTTENIEQAIERAGTKSGNKGYDAAMSAIEMANLKKMIG; encoded by the coding sequence ATGGGCAAAACTTTTGAAGCACAGTTAATCGGATCAGACTTAAAAATCGCTGTAGTAGTAGGGCGATTCAATGAATTTATTACAAGTAAATTATTAGACGGTGCATTAGATGGACTAAAACGTCACGGCGTAAGCGAGGATTTGATAGATGTTGCTTGGGTGCCTGGTGTATTTGAAGTACCATTTATCGCCAAACAACTAGCAGAGACGAAGAATTATGACGCAATCATCGGATTAGGGACGGTCATCCGTGGCTCTACAACCCATTATGACTATGTATGCAACGAGTCTGCAAAAGGCATTGCAAGCGTGTCACTTGCTACAAATGTTCCAGTTATTTTCGGTATTGTGACTACTGAAAATATCGAGCAAGCAATCGAACGTGCGGGTACTAAATCAGGTAACAAAGGTTACGATGCAGCAATGTCCGCTATTGAAATGGCGAATTTGAAAAAAATGATTGGTTGA
- a CDS encoding spore germination protein produces MEQVVTVKTLKELFQRSADVLFEQYNFNDHKVHFITCDAMVDQQLLNSVVVQRVQSLFEDISEELLEDNIKNDLHIPDLQKVKTKEDAITLVYRGHVLLYFEKENFLFSSNIAKKPNRKLEETRLELIVKGPRDDFIEDVFINIALIRKRIPTNSLNVETLEIGKRSKTTVAVLYFEDVVNKNMLTTIKNQLNQVDVDIVFSGDLLMERLEKNDKVLPKHDYTGRPDFAVQALTRGRVIILVDGVSYAVITPANMLLLFKTGEDNDYPNVASSLERLLRIVGILISMLMPGFYLALTTFHQEQLPVLLLATIVQSRTGLPLPTVLEILLMLFMFELFREANLRLPSVISGTMSVVGGLIIGDAAIKAGVTSPDMIVVIAISSIAAFTLVNQSFVTAMSIFRLIFVLASAFLGLFGFFMALFFLILYAANIRVLGIPYLNIAADLNWQDIKKSLIRVSPKGYSKRPEFLNPQDKTRTPSKS; encoded by the coding sequence ATGGAACAGGTAGTAACTGTGAAAACTTTGAAAGAATTGTTTCAACGTTCTGCGGATGTACTATTTGAACAATATAACTTTAATGACCATAAAGTACATTTTATTACATGTGATGCGATGGTCGATCAGCAGCTACTCAATAGTGTCGTTGTTCAAAGAGTCCAGTCTCTATTCGAAGATATATCAGAGGAATTGCTAGAAGACAACATAAAAAATGATTTACACATTCCCGATCTTCAAAAAGTAAAGACGAAAGAAGATGCCATTACACTTGTGTATAGGGGACATGTTTTACTCTACTTTGAAAAAGAAAACTTTCTTTTCTCAAGTAATATTGCAAAAAAACCAAATCGAAAACTTGAAGAGACGAGACTTGAATTAATTGTTAAAGGGCCGAGAGATGATTTTATTGAAGATGTTTTTATTAATATTGCCTTAATACGGAAACGAATACCTACAAATTCGTTGAATGTGGAGACGTTGGAAATCGGCAAGCGTTCCAAAACAACAGTAGCTGTACTCTATTTTGAGGATGTAGTAAATAAAAATATGCTGACAACCATAAAAAATCAACTAAACCAAGTTGATGTAGACATAGTGTTTAGTGGGGATTTGCTGATGGAGCGACTCGAAAAAAATGATAAAGTCCTTCCGAAGCATGATTATACGGGTCGTCCTGATTTTGCCGTGCAAGCTTTGACCAGAGGACGGGTTATCATTCTTGTTGATGGCGTATCGTATGCCGTTATTACCCCTGCCAATATGTTATTACTTTTTAAAACAGGTGAAGATAATGATTATCCAAATGTTGCAAGCTCTTTGGAACGATTGCTACGAATAGTAGGCATTTTAATCAGTATGCTGATGCCAGGTTTTTATCTCGCACTCACAACTTTTCATCAAGAACAATTACCTGTTTTACTTTTAGCAACAATTGTTCAATCGAGAACGGGACTTCCTCTTCCAACCGTATTAGAAATACTACTTATGTTATTTATGTTTGAATTATTTCGTGAAGCAAACCTTCGACTTCCATCTGTTATCAGTGGAACAATGAGTGTTGTGGGAGGGTTAATAATTGGAGATGCGGCGATTAAAGCAGGGGTAACAAGCCCTGACATGATTGTTGTTATTGCGATATCAAGTATTGCAGCCTTTACACTTGTCAATCAATCCTTTGTAACAGCGATGAGTATTTTCCGATTAATTTTTGTTCTAGCTTCTGCTTTTCTTGGTTTATTTGGTTTTTTTATGGCGCTGTTCTTCCTTATTCTTTATGCAGCAAATATTCGCGTACTGGGTATACCATACTTGAATATTGCAGCAGACCTAAATTGGCAGGATATCAAAAAATCTTTAATACGTGTATCGCCAAAAGGATATAGTAAACGTCCTGAATTTTTAAATCCACAGGATAAGACACGGACACCAAGCAAGAGCTAA
- a CDS encoding DUF1540 domain-containing protein, protein MPNVEVNCTVSNCIFHAKGNICGAEAIEIDMDYKLDSKHNTEFASDFDLQFKSEEANQSSDTCCKTFRTNGK, encoded by the coding sequence ATGCCAAATGTAGAAGTAAACTGTACCGTTTCAAATTGTATTTTTCATGCTAAAGGTAATATTTGTGGGGCTGAAGCAATTGAGATCGATATGGATTACAAGTTAGACAGTAAGCATAACACAGAGTTTGCTTCGGATTTTGATTTACAGTTCAAATCTGAAGAAGCAAATCAATCCTCGGACACGTGCTGTAAAACATTCCGAACGAATGGAAAATAG
- a CDS encoding C45 family autoproteolytic acyltransferase/hydolase, with translation MAGLNLFDQVHKLNKGAIGYMHQYEELVVKVVDLKGSYYQMGLQQSEEIRSSSKLEQQALLQSMTKTSNAQKAQQIFQDVSPNLLHELEGLATGLQMPLDTVVKMYSGYNISFPTMGCTAFVQSGNYVRNYDFSPKIYDARLVFSKPTHGYASVGFSQQIIGRLDGMNEKGLVVGLHFVNNDYKDEGFIASTIVRILLDQCKNIEEAIALIAKLPHGYGYNYSMTDQSGKAIVVEASPQEQFIRADNPLICTNHFESTVLQDNNRKWIEGSVQRKEYVTSFLKEELSANAAYRHFNDGQSPVFFKDYQAYFGTLHTVVYSPGNLEILVGIGENSEPNLLSLKEYIEGSLAFPGTIMGKIYQEI, from the coding sequence GTGGCTGGTTTAAATCTTTTTGACCAAGTACACAAGTTAAACAAAGGGGCGATCGGTTATATGCATCAATATGAGGAGTTAGTTGTAAAAGTAGTAGATTTAAAGGGGAGTTATTATCAAATGGGCTTGCAACAAAGTGAAGAAATCAGGTCATCGTCGAAACTCGAACAGCAAGCACTCCTTCAGTCAATGACAAAGACATCTAATGCACAAAAAGCTCAGCAGATTTTTCAAGATGTTTCCCCAAACCTTTTGCATGAACTCGAAGGGCTAGCAACAGGATTACAGATGCCACTGGATACAGTGGTTAAAATGTATAGTGGTTATAATATATCTTTTCCCACAATGGGATGCACAGCCTTCGTACAGTCGGGAAATTACGTAAGAAACTATGATTTTAGTCCGAAAATATATGATGCGAGACTGGTGTTTTCGAAACCAACTCATGGTTATGCGAGTGTGGGCTTTAGTCAACAAATCATTGGTAGACTGGATGGGATGAACGAAAAAGGTCTTGTTGTCGGTTTGCATTTTGTGAATAACGACTATAAAGATGAAGGCTTTATTGCGTCTACGATTGTCAGAATACTATTAGATCAATGTAAAAATATAGAGGAGGCAATTGCATTAATAGCAAAGCTTCCTCATGGCTATGGCTATAATTATTCTATGACTGATCAGAGTGGTAAGGCTATCGTGGTGGAAGCTTCTCCTCAAGAACAGTTTATCCGTGCTGACAATCCGCTTATCTGTACAAATCATTTCGAGTCAACTGTATTACAAGATAACAATAGAAAATGGATTGAAGGCTCTGTTCAACGTAAGGAATACGTAACTAGTTTTTTAAAAGAGGAATTATCAGCAAATGCTGCTTATCGCCATTTTAATGATGGACAATCTCCGGTATTTTTTAAAGATTATCAAGCGTACTTTGGGACGTTGCATACAGTCGTTTATTCTCCTGGTAATTTAGAAATCCTCGTTGGGATAGGAGAGAATAGTGAACCTAATTTGTTGTCACTTAAAGAGTATATAGAGGGAAGTCTAGCTTTTCCTGGAACGATAATGGGTAAAATTTATCAAGAAATCTAA
- a CDS encoding sensor histidine kinase — MKKRKIKLIIVLSTVLLLLFTSLNVFTSYVKLKKTVEESIANQSLEAATSIAKSIDIGEYKQFLNDPVKNEHYWKLRSKLNDAREQLGALFVYTLEIDNPKVSTAMVVGLPEEQTNGFDIGEVCTVPEKHVRQAYEGHTYVTGVITDSDYGSYLSVGAPVKDEAGQIIAYLGIDISADTLNDIKGKILEDNLFNFIFNGVFILVVIASFYFLQRWYQKEVTKEVEATEDTYQAEIKTLITSVSSLRHDFTNHIQVLHGFLQLGKPDQAQQYLSSLSKEVQAIKTLKLNIDHPGLSILLQTKKLAAQNHNIYMDFTVSQDAFNKIKTTDLIKILSNLIDNAIDASSELPEGQRNITICCMADDSQYEFKITNTGPTIIEREQIFKQGYSTKKPEQGKIRGQGLFIVKEIVKKYNGKISIESTKEFETTAIVKIPLK, encoded by the coding sequence ATGAAAAAACGAAAAATTAAACTAATTATAGTGTTATCGACAGTCTTATTATTATTATTTACAAGTTTAAATGTCTTTACCTCTTATGTGAAATTGAAAAAGACTGTTGAAGAGTCCATCGCAAACCAAAGTCTTGAAGCAGCAACCTCCATTGCAAAGTCAATTGATATAGGTGAGTATAAGCAATTTCTGAATGATCCTGTAAAGAACGAACATTATTGGAAATTAAGAAGTAAATTAAATGATGCAAGAGAGCAGCTAGGCGCTTTATTTGTTTACACATTGGAAATTGATAACCCAAAAGTATCAACGGCAATGGTAGTTGGATTACCGGAGGAGCAAACAAATGGTTTTGACATAGGCGAGGTTTGCACAGTACCAGAAAAGCATGTCAGACAAGCTTATGAGGGACATACATATGTAACAGGTGTCATTACGGATTCCGATTACGGTTCGTATCTTTCTGTTGGCGCACCAGTAAAGGATGAGGCTGGACAGATTATCGCTTACCTAGGTATCGATATTAGTGCGGATACGCTGAATGATATTAAAGGTAAAATTTTAGAAGACAATCTTTTTAACTTTATCTTTAATGGTGTATTTATTTTAGTGGTGATTGCTTCCTTTTATTTTTTACAGAGATGGTATCAAAAAGAAGTGACAAAGGAAGTAGAAGCAACAGAGGATACTTACCAAGCAGAGATTAAAACATTAATCACCTCTGTGTCCTCTTTGAGACATGATTTTACCAATCATATTCAAGTGCTACATGGTTTTCTGCAATTAGGGAAACCCGATCAAGCACAACAATATCTATCCTCTCTATCTAAAGAAGTTCAAGCTATAAAGACACTAAAGTTAAATATAGATCACCCAGGTCTTTCTATATTATTGCAGACGAAAAAGCTAGCCGCTCAAAACCATAATATTTATATGGATTTTACGGTTTCTCAGGATGCATTCAATAAAATAAAAACGACAGATTTAATTAAAATATTATCGAATTTAATTGATAATGCGATTGATGCATCATCAGAATTACCAGAGGGTCAACGTAACATTACGATTTGTTGTATGGCAGATGATTCACAGTATGAATTTAAGATTACAAATACAGGTCCGACGATCATCGAGCGTGAACAAATATTTAAACAAGGGTATTCCACTAAAAAACCAGAGCAAGGAAAAATAAGAGGCCAAGGTTTGTTTATTGTGAAAGAAATCGTGAAAAAATATAATGGGAAAATCTCAATCGAATCGACAAAAGAATTTGAGACGACAGCCATTGTAAAAATCCCTTTAAAGTAA
- a CDS encoding PspC domain-containing protein — protein sequence MQKLKKSSKNRLLRGVCGGVAEFFGISSTIVRLIFFFTSPTSIIVYLFLAVTLENDNKLY from the coding sequence ATGCAAAAATTAAAAAAATCTTCAAAGAACAGGTTATTACGAGGCGTTTGTGGAGGAGTTGCAGAATTTTTCGGTATATCCTCTACAATCGTTAGGTTAATATTTTTCTTTACAAGTCCAACATCTATCATTGTATATTTATTTTTAGCAGTGACTTTAGAAAATGATAATAAATTATATTAA